The following proteins come from a genomic window of Miscanthus floridulus cultivar M001 chromosome 2, ASM1932011v1, whole genome shotgun sequence:
- the LOC136539964 gene encoding heat stress transcription factor B-4d-like translates to MAAFLVERRCSGGGGEAMTTVVSSMDDMDMSSHAVKPAGPAPFLTKTFQLVDDHRTDHIVSWGEDGATFVVWRPPEFARDLLPNYFKHNNFSSFVRQLNTYGFRKIVADRWEFANEFFRKGAKHLLSEIHRRKSSSCLQPPQKLQPPLPQHQPYLSLFLSPQPPRHPWGYNVQEEDHGGKDFLATLAEDNRELRRRNSLLLSELAHMRRLYNEIIYFLQNHVEPVSPPVVTTTASCRLVELGSTDSDTSAPTWRPRGDDEAPVKLFGVRLNDGKKRRAQQVVPLEEKGDGEQGESLGDGDHNGHGVSDDDRRSET, encoded by the exons ATGGCGGCATTCCTCGTGGAGAGGCGGtgcagtggtggtggcggtgaggcGATGACGACGGTGGTGTCGTCCATGGACGACATGGATATGAGCTCGCACGCTGTTAAGCCGGCCGGGCCGGCCCCCTTCCTTACCAAGACCTTCCAGCTCGTGGACGATCACCGCACCGACCACATCGTGTCGTGGGGCGAGGACGGCGCCACCTTCGTGGTGTGGCGGCCTCCGGAGTTCGCCAGGGACCTCCTCCCCAACTACTTTAAGCACAACAACTTCTCCAGCTTCGTCAGGCAGCTCAACACCTAT GGTTTCAGGAAGATCGTGGCAGACAGGTGGGAGTTCGCCAACGAGTTCTTCAGGAAGGGCGCTAAGCACCTCCTCTCGGAGATCCACCGGAGGAAGTCTTCGTCGTGCTTGCAACCGCCGCAGAAGCTGCAGCCGCCGCTCCCTCAGCACCAGCCTTACCTCAGCCTCTTCTTGTCGCCGCAGCCGCCTCGGCATCCGTGGGGCTACAACGTCCAGGAGGAGGACCACGGCGGCAAGGACTTCCTGGCGACCCTGGCGGAGGACAACCGGGAGCTCCGGCGGCGCAACTCGCTGCTGTTGTCGGAGCTGGCGCACATGAGGAGGCTCTACAACGAGATCATCTACTTCCTTCAGAACCACGTGGAGCCGGTGTCGCCACCGGTGGTGACGACGACCGCCAGCTGCAGGCTGGTGGAGCTCGGCTCTACCGACAGTGACACCTCGGCACCGACGTGGAGGCCACGCGGCGACGATGAGGCGCCGGTGAAGCTGTTTGGCGTGCGCCTGAACGACGGCAAAAAGAGGAGGGCACAGCAGGTCGTGCCGCTGGAAGAAAAAGGCGATGGTGAGCAAGGTGAAAGCCTTGGCGATGGTGACCACAATGGCCATGGAGTTAGTGACGATGATCGGCGAAGTGAGACGTAG